In Agromyces archimandritae, one genomic interval encodes:
- a CDS encoding ribonuclease HII, with product MSPVLPRFFHEQRLFDAGAPFVIGVDEVGRGAIAGPVTVGVAAVHAAIGPWPDGLRDSKLLAEPKRESLHPLVAEWVAGCWAVGEASAEEIDRIGIVAALGLAGTRALDVLFAARAGVAAGTVLLDGAHDWLTPALARTAPARTVEVRIRPKADRDCASVAAASVLAKVHRDRFMRAAHVETPGYGWDANKGYGSAAHRAAVSELGPSPLHRISWLGNEPLDIPA from the coding sequence GTGAGCCCCGTGCTGCCGCGCTTCTTCCACGAGCAGCGCCTGTTCGACGCGGGCGCGCCGTTCGTCATCGGCGTCGACGAGGTGGGGCGCGGGGCCATCGCCGGCCCCGTGACGGTCGGCGTGGCCGCCGTCCACGCCGCGATCGGGCCGTGGCCGGACGGCCTGCGCGACTCGAAGCTGCTCGCCGAGCCGAAGCGGGAGTCGCTGCATCCGCTCGTGGCCGAGTGGGTCGCCGGCTGCTGGGCGGTCGGCGAGGCGAGCGCCGAGGAGATCGACCGCATCGGCATCGTCGCCGCCCTGGGCCTGGCCGGAACACGCGCCCTCGACGTCCTGTTCGCCGCCCGTGCCGGTGTCGCGGCGGGCACCGTCCTCCTCGACGGCGCCCACGACTGGCTGACGCCGGCCCTGGCCCGCACGGCCCCGGCGCGCACGGTCGAGGTGCGCATCCGACCGAAGGCCGACCGCGACTGCGCGAGCGTGGCGGCCGCATCCGTCCTCGCGAAGGTGCATCGGGATCGCTTCATGCGCGCCGCGCACGTCGAGACCCCCGGCTACGGCTGGGATGCCAACAAGGGGTATGGATCCGCCGCCCACCGTGCGGCCGTCTCCGAACTGGGGCCGAGCCCGCTGCACCGCATCAGCTGGCTCGGGAACGAGCCCCTCGACATCCCGGCCTGA
- a CDS encoding YifB family Mg chelatase-like AAA ATPase, with amino-acid sequence MGVVRTASIGLVGLEGTVVEIEADLSANLPALVIIGLPDASLAEARERVRSAAVNAGCALPNRRLTVNLSPASLPKHGSGFDLAIAVACLAAAGAIEPASIEGVVHLGELGLDGRLRPIDGVLPAVLAAMRAGFRAVMVPTANLAEAELVPGIRAIGVASLRDALIHHGGTLEPVPVEPVALAAKPGAGTDAPEPELAEVIGNVEAVDALLTAAAGGHHLYLLGPPGAGKTMLASRLPGLLPDLGDDAALEAASLASLAGRPPVGGLGRRPPYEAPHHTATAASIVGGGSRVIRPGAAARASHGVLFLDEAPEFPASVLDVLRQPLESGVITIHRSNAVASFPASFQLVIAANPCPCGGWGSKAPGELVDACVCPSAARRRYLGRISGPLMDRVDLRLWVPRVTPAQLRMSAAGGALTTEAARARVVAARGAAAERLAGTPWSRNAEVPGAWIRGEGGLHPGGRATAALDRALERGSVTMRGYDRTLKVAWTLADLAGLAVPGVDEIGQALYYREGLPT; translated from the coding sequence ATGGGCGTGGTCCGCACCGCGAGCATCGGGCTCGTCGGCCTCGAGGGCACGGTCGTCGAGATCGAGGCGGATCTCTCCGCGAATCTCCCCGCGCTCGTCATCATCGGCCTGCCCGACGCCTCGCTCGCCGAGGCGCGCGAGCGGGTCCGCTCGGCGGCCGTGAACGCCGGGTGCGCGCTGCCGAACCGCCGCCTCACGGTCAACCTCTCGCCGGCGTCGCTGCCGAAGCACGGGTCGGGCTTCGACCTGGCCATCGCCGTGGCCTGCCTGGCGGCGGCCGGCGCAATCGAGCCCGCCTCGATCGAGGGGGTCGTCCACCTCGGCGAACTGGGGCTCGACGGGCGGCTGCGCCCGATCGACGGGGTGCTGCCCGCGGTGCTCGCGGCGATGCGCGCCGGGTTCCGGGCGGTGATGGTGCCGACGGCGAACCTCGCCGAGGCCGAGCTCGTCCCCGGAATCCGCGCGATCGGCGTCGCCTCGCTCCGCGACGCCCTCATCCACCACGGCGGCACGCTGGAGCCGGTGCCGGTCGAGCCCGTCGCCCTCGCCGCGAAACCCGGCGCCGGCACGGATGCCCCCGAGCCGGAGCTCGCCGAGGTCATCGGCAACGTCGAGGCCGTCGATGCGTTGCTCACGGCCGCTGCCGGCGGTCACCACCTGTACCTGCTCGGCCCGCCCGGCGCAGGCAAGACGATGCTTGCCTCCCGCCTGCCCGGCCTGCTGCCCGACCTCGGCGACGACGCGGCGCTCGAGGCCGCCTCGCTCGCCTCGCTCGCCGGCCGCCCTCCCGTCGGCGGGCTCGGCCGCCGACCGCCCTACGAGGCGCCGCACCATACGGCGACCGCGGCATCCATCGTCGGCGGCGGCAGCCGCGTCATCCGGCCCGGCGCCGCCGCACGCGCCTCGCACGGGGTGCTCTTCCTCGACGAGGCGCCCGAGTTCCCCGCATCGGTGCTCGATGTGCTCCGGCAACCGCTCGAATCCGGGGTCATCACCATCCACCGTTCGAACGCGGTCGCGAGCTTTCCGGCATCGTTCCAGCTCGTCATCGCCGCCAACCCCTGCCCGTGCGGCGGCTGGGGCTCGAAGGCGCCCGGCGAGCTCGTCGACGCCTGCGTGTGCCCGTCGGCGGCGCGCAGGCGATACCTGGGGCGGATCTCCGGGCCGCTGATGGATCGCGTCGACCTGCGCCTGTGGGTGCCGCGCGTGACCCCGGCGCAGCTGCGCATGTCCGCCGCAGGGGGCGCGCTGACGACCGAGGCCGCACGGGCCCGCGTGGTCGCCGCCCGAGGCGCCGCCGCCGAGAGACTGGCCGGCACCCCATGGAGCCGCAACGCCGAGGTGCCGGGCGCCTGGATCCGGGGCGAGGGCGGCCTCCACCCCGGCGGGCGGGCGACCGCCGCCCTAGACCGCGCGCTCGAACGCGGCTCCGTCACGATGCGCGGCTACGACCGCACCCTGAAGGTCGCCTGGACCCTCGCCGATCTGGCCGGCCTCGCCGTGCCCGGCGTCGACGAGATCGGGCAGGCGCTGTACTACCGAGAAGGACTCCCGACATGA
- the pyrH gene encoding UMP kinase: protein MTETKRRRVMLKLSGEAFGGGQLGVNPDVVSALAREIAEAAKSVEIAIVVGGGNFFRGAELSQRGMDRGRADYMGMLGTVMNALALQDFLEQAGAATRVQSAISMTQVAEPYIPLRAERHLEKGRVVVFGAGAGLPYFSTDTVAAQRALEIGADVVLVAKNGVDGVYSDDPRVNPDAVKLDRVSYQEALTKGLKVVDSTAFSLCMDNGMPMQVFGMEPAGSVTRAILGEAIGTLVVNGG, encoded by the coding sequence ATGACGGAGACCAAGCGCCGCAGGGTGATGCTCAAGCTGTCGGGCGAAGCGTTCGGCGGCGGCCAGCTCGGCGTCAACCCGGACGTCGTGAGCGCGCTCGCCCGCGAGATCGCCGAAGCCGCGAAGTCGGTCGAGATCGCGATCGTCGTCGGCGGCGGCAACTTCTTCCGCGGCGCCGAGCTCAGCCAGCGCGGCATGGACCGCGGCCGGGCCGACTACATGGGCATGCTCGGTACCGTGATGAACGCCCTGGCCCTGCAGGACTTCCTCGAGCAGGCCGGCGCGGCCACGCGCGTGCAGTCGGCGATCTCGATGACGCAGGTCGCCGAGCCGTACATCCCGCTGCGCGCCGAACGCCACCTCGAGAAGGGCCGCGTCGTCGTGTTCGGCGCCGGCGCCGGCCTCCCGTACTTCTCCACCGACACCGTGGCGGCCCAGCGGGCGCTCGAGATCGGCGCCGATGTGGTGCTCGTGGCCAAGAACGGCGTCGACGGCGTCTACAGCGACGACCCGCGGGTCAATCCCGACGCGGTCAAGCTCGACCGCGTCAGCTACCAGGAGGCGCTCACGAAGGGCCTGAAGGTGGTCGACTCGACCGCCTTCAGCCTCTGCATGGACAACGGGATGCCCATGCAGGTCTTCGGCATGGAACCGGCCGGCAGCGTCACCCGGGCCATCCTCGGCGAGGCCATCGGCACCCTCGTCGTCAACGGCGGCTGA
- a CDS encoding phosphodiesterase codes for MPGIRLGRYPAARHTLVHLSDTHFLAGGAPLSGTVDTESSLDRAVRQLERLAGGVDAIVVTGDVTDLGEPDAYRRVRARLEPLAGRLGARIVWVMGNHDERGAFRAGLLDGPAVDDPVDTVADVDGLRIVALDSTVPGYHHGELSDDRLAWLDEVLTEPAPSGTVIAMHHAPLPTPLGIMDILELRDQDAFAEVVRGRDVRAILGGHLHYATNGTFAGIPVAVAGAVSYTMDLSAPPRELRGIDGGRSLNLVHLFEEEVVTSVVPITEAREVASFSAEVLARLEAMTPEERLEAFSRKPAG; via the coding sequence ATGCCCGGCATCCGGCTCGGCCGCTACCCGGCGGCCCGCCACACCCTCGTCCACCTGAGCGACACGCATTTCCTGGCCGGCGGCGCTCCGCTGTCCGGCACGGTCGATACCGAGTCCTCCCTCGACCGGGCGGTGCGGCAGCTCGAGCGGCTCGCCGGCGGCGTCGACGCGATCGTCGTCACCGGCGATGTGACCGATCTCGGCGAGCCCGACGCCTACCGGCGCGTGCGGGCCCGGCTCGAGCCGCTCGCCGGGCGGCTGGGCGCACGGATCGTGTGGGTCATGGGCAACCACGACGAACGCGGGGCGTTCCGGGCCGGTCTCCTCGACGGGCCGGCCGTCGACGACCCGGTCGACACGGTCGCCGACGTCGACGGACTCCGCATCGTGGCCCTCGACTCGACCGTGCCCGGCTACCACCACGGCGAACTCTCCGACGATCGTCTCGCGTGGCTGGACGAGGTGCTCACCGAGCCGGCACCGTCCGGCACGGTCATCGCCATGCATCACGCCCCGCTGCCGACGCCGCTCGGCATCATGGACATCCTGGAGCTGCGCGATCAGGACGCCTTCGCCGAGGTCGTCCGCGGGCGCGATGTGCGGGCGATCCTCGGCGGTCACCTGCACTACGCGACGAACGGGACCTTCGCCGGCATCCCCGTCGCCGTGGCCGGCGCCGTCAGCTACACGATGGACCTCTCGGCCCCGCCGCGCGAGCTGCGCGGCATCGACGGCGGCCGGAGCCTGAACCTCGTCCACCTCTTCGAAGAGGAGGTCGTCACCTCCGTCGTGCCGATCACCGAGGCGCGCGAGGTCGCCTCCTTCTCTGCCGAGGTGCTCGCCCGCCTCGAGGCGATGACGCCGGAGGAGCGGCTCGAGGCCTTCTCTCGGAAACCGGCGGGCTGA
- the tsf gene encoding translation elongation factor Ts, whose protein sequence is MAISIADIKALREQLGTGMVDTKKALEEAGGDLEKATEILRLKGAKGNAKRADRSTSEGLVAAKASPAGYTMIQLACETDFVAKNEKFVALSEKVLDAVAAAGATDVASALAAPADGKTVGEVIDEQAATLGEKVELAKVVTLSGDDFAVYLHKTSKDLPPQIGVVVAYSGTDADTARAIAQHIAMFDPQYISRDEVPADIVEKEREIVTEISRNEGKPEAALPKIVEGRLTSFFKQVALLEQDYARDNKQQVKKVLEDAGLTVTSFARFKATA, encoded by the coding sequence ATGGCAATCAGCATCGCCGACATCAAGGCCCTGCGCGAGCAGCTCGGCACGGGCATGGTCGACACCAAGAAGGCGCTCGAGGAGGCCGGGGGCGACCTCGAGAAGGCCACCGAGATCCTCCGCCTGAAGGGCGCGAAGGGCAACGCGAAGCGTGCCGACCGCTCCACCAGCGAGGGCCTCGTGGCCGCCAAGGCCTCTCCGGCCGGCTACACGATGATCCAGCTCGCCTGCGAGACGGACTTCGTCGCGAAGAACGAGAAGTTCGTCGCCCTCTCCGAGAAGGTCCTCGACGCGGTCGCCGCCGCCGGCGCGACCGACGTCGCTTCGGCGCTCGCCGCCCCGGCCGACGGCAAGACCGTCGGCGAGGTCATCGACGAGCAGGCCGCGACCCTCGGCGAGAAGGTCGAGCTCGCGAAGGTCGTCACCCTCTCCGGCGACGACTTCGCGGTCTACCTGCACAAGACGTCGAAGGACCTGCCCCCGCAGATCGGCGTCGTCGTGGCCTACTCGGGCACCGACGCCGACACGGCCCGCGCGATCGCGCAGCACATCGCGATGTTCGACCCGCAGTACATCTCCCGCGACGAGGTCCCCGCCGACATCGTCGAGAAGGAGCGCGAGATCGTCACCGAGATCAGCCGCAACGAGGGCAAGCCCGAAGCGGCGCTGCCGAAGATCGTCGAGGGTCGCCTCACGTCGTTCTTCAAGCAGGTCGCCCTGCTCGAGCAGGACTACGCGCGCGACAACAAGCAGCAGGTCAAGAAGGTGCTCGAGGATGCCGGTCTGACCGTCACCTCGTTCGCCCGCTTCAAGGCCACGGCCTAG
- a CDS encoding murein hydrolase activator EnvC family protein, producing MPPTRIRRLIASAPLAALLVLAVPSPAHAVPLGAPAVDAAGDWIWPITPVRIVAPYRAPETRYAAGHRGVDLASAPGDGIRSPADGVVSFAGTVVDRAVVTVDTGDGVLVSMEPVLSALPAGTAVGRGQPLGVVADGGHCDGSCVHLGVRVDGDYVSPLRFLGGIPRSVLLPQDPS from the coding sequence ATGCCCCCCACGCGCATCCGCCGACTGATCGCATCCGCTCCTCTCGCCGCCCTGCTTGTGCTCGCCGTTCCGTCCCCGGCGCACGCCGTGCCGCTCGGCGCGCCCGCGGTCGACGCGGCCGGCGACTGGATCTGGCCCATCACGCCCGTCCGCATCGTCGCCCCGTACCGTGCGCCCGAGACCCGCTACGCGGCCGGGCACCGCGGCGTCGACCTCGCCTCGGCGCCGGGCGACGGCATCCGCTCCCCCGCCGACGGCGTGGTGAGCTTCGCCGGCACGGTCGTCGACCGAGCCGTCGTCACCGTCGACACCGGCGACGGCGTGCTCGTCTCGATGGAGCCGGTGCTCTCGGCGCTCCCGGCCGGAACCGCCGTCGGACGCGGGCAGCCGCTCGGCGTGGTCGCAGACGGCGGCCACTGCGACGGCTCCTGCGTGCACCTCGGCGTGCGCGTCGACGGGGACTACGTCTCTCCCCTGCGGTTCCTCGGCGGCATTCCGCGCTCGGTGCTGCTGCCGCAGGACCCGTCGTGA
- a CDS encoding tyrosine recombinase XerC, producing the protein MRLDAAIAGYLEAVRLERGASPNTVRAYRSDLEQLAGFAAARGVDELAGLDLALLRDWLFEADARGLSRASIARRSAAARGLTSWAERRELARTDAGARLRAPKAHRSLPRVLRGDDVERILRGLGERAAGGEPVAVRDRAIVELLYAAALRVSELTGLDLGGVDRSARTVRVLGKGGKERVVPYGAPAERALGRWIDEARPAMLAAAGAAASARAQPALFLGVRGGRIDPRVVRRLVGGLLAEAPGSGPDGPHAFRHSAATHLLDGGADLRSVQEFLGHASLGTTQIYTHVSAERLKESYRTAHPRA; encoded by the coding sequence ATGCGGCTGGATGCGGCCATCGCCGGCTACCTCGAGGCGGTCCGGCTGGAGCGAGGCGCCTCGCCGAACACGGTGAGGGCATACCGTTCCGACCTCGAGCAGCTGGCCGGCTTCGCCGCCGCCCGCGGGGTGGACGAGCTCGCCGGGCTCGATCTCGCGCTGCTCAGGGACTGGCTCTTCGAGGCGGATGCGCGCGGGCTTTCGCGGGCCTCGATCGCGAGGCGTTCGGCGGCGGCGCGGGGCCTGACGTCCTGGGCGGAGCGGCGCGAACTCGCCCGGACGGATGCCGGGGCCCGCCTGCGAGCGCCGAAGGCCCACCGCTCGTTGCCGCGGGTGCTCCGCGGCGACGACGTCGAGCGCATCCTCCGCGGCCTCGGCGAGCGGGCCGCCGGCGGAGAGCCGGTCGCCGTCCGCGATCGGGCGATCGTGGAACTGCTCTATGCGGCCGCGCTGCGCGTCTCGGAGCTCACCGGCCTCGACCTGGGCGGCGTCGACCGCTCCGCGCGAACGGTCCGCGTGCTCGGCAAGGGCGGCAAGGAACGCGTCGTGCCCTACGGGGCGCCGGCCGAGCGGGCCCTCGGCCGGTGGATCGACGAGGCTCGCCCGGCGATGCTCGCCGCGGCCGGCGCTGCGGCATCCGCCCGCGCGCAGCCGGCGCTCTTCCTCGGGGTGCGCGGCGGCCGCATCGACCCGCGGGTCGTCCGCCGCCTCGTCGGCGGTCTGCTCGCCGAAGCCCCCGGTTCCGGCCCCGACGGCCCGCACGCGTTCCGGCACAGCGCGGCGACCCACCTCCTCGACGGCGGCGCCGACCTGCGCAGCGTCCAGGAGTTCCTCGGCCACGCGAGCCTCGGCACCACACAGATCTACACGCACGTCTCGGCCGAGCGGCTGAAGGAGAGCTACCGGACGGCGCACCCTCGCGCGTGA
- the lepB gene encoding signal peptidase I — translation MTDTGEAIEDEQDRGRRRRRGLLLFLRDLLIIFVVAVLVSFLIKTFLIRSFFIPSRSMEHTLEVDDRIIVNELVPDLVGLERGDVVVFKDPGGWLTPQPEPEQPPLVAAFDWFLGFVGLTAPDSNDHLVKRVIGLPGDTVACCNALGQMTVNDVPLDEPYVTLPPNEQRVSAIDFETTVPDDRLWVMGDNRYNSKDSRYNGDTPSEGFVPIDNVVGRAFVVSWPIERWAWLDNYPKVFSGVDEGNGS, via the coding sequence GTGACCGACACGGGCGAGGCGATCGAGGACGAGCAGGACCGCGGTCGCCGCAGGCGGCGGGGGCTGCTGCTGTTCCTGCGGGACCTCCTCATCATCTTCGTGGTCGCCGTCCTGGTGTCCTTCCTCATCAAGACCTTCCTCATCCGCTCCTTCTTCATCCCCTCGCGCTCGATGGAGCACACCCTCGAGGTCGACGACCGCATCATCGTCAACGAGCTCGTCCCCGACCTCGTGGGCCTCGAACGCGGCGACGTCGTCGTGTTCAAGGATCCGGGCGGCTGGCTCACCCCCCAGCCCGAGCCCGAGCAGCCGCCGCTCGTGGCCGCCTTCGACTGGTTCCTCGGCTTCGTCGGCCTCACGGCTCCCGACTCGAACGACCACCTCGTCAAACGCGTCATCGGTCTGCCGGGCGACACCGTCGCCTGCTGCAACGCCCTCGGGCAGATGACCGTCAACGACGTCCCGCTCGACGAGCCGTATGTGACGCTGCCGCCGAACGAGCAGCGCGTCTCGGCGATCGATTTCGAGACGACGGTGCCCGACGACCGCCTCTGGGTCATGGGCGACAACCGCTACAACTCCAAGGACTCCCGCTACAACGGCGACACGCCCTCCGAGGGCTTCGTGCCGATCGACAACGTCGTCGGCCGTGCCTTCGTCGTCAGCTGGCCCATCGAGCGCTGGGCGTGGCTCGACAACTATCCGAAGGTCTTCTCCGGCGTCGACGAGGGCAACGGATCGTGA
- the dprA gene encoding DNA-processing protein DprA: MTETIPAATVGASGPLSPAALHGELGAVRRGLRATDDEELLARVVLAALAEPGDGVAGRLAAALGHARLAALLRAGTGAAALHEAAVAAGETLAARQLGQAMDRWRPRMDAARIALGVRRAAAIGARLLVPGDEAWPSGLDDLGEHAPHLLWVRGDPGALRTPGVALVGARAATGYGQGVAIELAAGLADRGMGVVSGGAYGIDGAAHRSALASGGTTVAYLAGGIDRLYPAGHEELLRSIIERGAVASEVPPGSAPTKWRFLQRNRCIAAASAATVVVEAGLRSGSLNTAAHAATLGRPLGAVPGPVTSPASAGCHRLLREFDAVCIVDAGQAGELAGIEPGELDRPAASTAAASPAPPQPARAGSTEVRVRDALSRRTARSVGEIAARSGLSTAEVMGVLGRLDLEGAASRRPEGWVAVRAAG, translated from the coding sequence ATGACCGAGACCATTCCCGCCGCGACCGTCGGAGCATCCGGCCCGCTGAGTCCGGCTGCGCTCCACGGCGAGCTCGGCGCGGTGCGCCGCGGACTCCGGGCGACCGACGACGAGGAACTCCTCGCCCGAGTCGTGCTCGCGGCGCTCGCCGAACCCGGCGACGGTGTGGCCGGCCGCCTCGCGGCCGCACTGGGGCACGCGCGCCTCGCAGCCCTCCTCCGCGCCGGGACCGGGGCGGCGGCCCTCCACGAGGCGGCGGTCGCCGCAGGCGAGACGCTCGCCGCCCGGCAGCTCGGCCAGGCGATGGACCGCTGGCGGCCGCGCATGGATGCCGCCCGGATCGCGCTCGGGGTGCGCCGGGCGGCGGCGATCGGCGCACGCCTGCTCGTCCCCGGCGACGAGGCCTGGCCTTCCGGGCTCGACGACCTCGGCGAACACGCACCGCATCTGCTCTGGGTGCGCGGCGATCCGGGGGCGCTTCGCACTCCGGGCGTCGCCCTCGTCGGCGCCCGCGCCGCCACCGGCTACGGGCAGGGGGTCGCGATCGAGCTGGCCGCAGGGCTCGCCGATCGCGGCATGGGCGTCGTCTCGGGCGGTGCCTACGGCATCGACGGCGCGGCGCACCGTTCGGCGCTCGCGAGCGGCGGCACGACGGTCGCGTACCTCGCCGGAGGCATCGACCGGCTGTATCCGGCCGGCCATGAGGAGCTGCTGCGGTCGATCATCGAGCGCGGCGCGGTCGCCTCCGAGGTGCCGCCCGGCTCGGCCCCGACGAAATGGCGCTTCCTGCAGCGGAACCGGTGCATAGCCGCTGCGAGCGCCGCGACCGTCGTCGTCGAGGCCGGGTTGCGCTCGGGGTCGCTGAACACCGCCGCCCATGCGGCGACCCTCGGCAGGCCGCTCGGGGCGGTGCCCGGCCCGGTCACGAGCCCGGCGTCTGCCGGATGCCACCGGCTGCTCCGCGAGTTCGACGCGGTGTGCATCGTCGACGCGGGCCAGGCCGGCGAGCTCGCCGGCATCGAGCCCGGCGAGCTCGATCGCCCCGCAGCATCCACCGCTGCCGCATCGCCCGCGCCTCCGCAACCCGCCCGGGCCGGCTCGACGGAGGTGCGCGTCCGCGACGCCCTGAGCCGCCGTACCGCGCGCAGCGTCGGCGAGATCGCGGCCCGAAGCGGGCTCTCGACGGCGGAGGTCATGGGCGTCCTCGGTCGCCTCGACCTGGAAGGGGCGGCCTCACGGCGGCCCGAGGGGTGGGTCGCCGTACGCGCCGCCGGCTGA
- a CDS encoding YraN family protein — translation MAHKDELGRHGEELAVRHLTAAGLTILDRNWRCRIGELDIVAMDAGETVFVEVKTRSGAGYGHPFDAITPVKLARIRRLASAWCEAREHATRRRRVDAIAVTAPPGRPATIEHLRGVS, via the coding sequence ATGGCGCACAAAGACGAACTCGGCCGGCACGGCGAAGAACTCGCGGTCAGGCATCTGACGGCCGCGGGCCTGACGATCCTGGACCGCAACTGGCGGTGCCGGATCGGCGAGCTGGACATCGTCGCGATGGATGCCGGTGAGACGGTCTTCGTCGAGGTGAAGACGAGATCGGGGGCCGGCTACGGCCATCCGTTCGACGCGATCACACCGGTGAAGCTCGCCCGCATCCGCCGGCTGGCGTCGGCGTGGTGCGAAGCGCGCGAGCATGCGACGAGACGCCGACGGGTGGATGCGATCGCGGTGACGGCCCCGCCCGGCCGACCGGCGACCATCGAGCACCTGCGGGGCGTGAGCTGA
- a CDS encoding DUF2469 family protein, whose protein sequence is MDEDEFEDYDREVELALYREYRDIVSQFKYVVETERRFYLANEVELVRQDAEHDFYFEITMRDVWVWDVYRSDRFVKSVRVLTFKDVNVEELAARDFELPKELALDE, encoded by the coding sequence ATGGATGAGGACGAGTTCGAGGACTACGACCGCGAGGTCGAGCTGGCCCTGTACCGCGAGTACCGCGACATCGTGTCGCAGTTCAAATACGTCGTCGAGACGGAACGGCGCTTCTACCTCGCGAACGAGGTGGAGCTCGTGCGGCAGGATGCGGAGCACGATTTCTACTTCGAGATCACGATGCGCGACGTGTGGGTGTGGGATGTGTACCGCTCCGATCGCTTCGTGAAGTCGGTGCGGGTGCTGACGTTCAAGGACGTCAACGTCGAAGAGCTCGCCGCCCGCGACTTCGAACTGCCGAAGGAACTCGCGCTCGACGAATAG
- the rpsB gene encoding 30S ribosomal protein S2, translating to MAVVTIRQLLDSGVHFGHQTRRWNPKMKRFIFTERSGIYIIDLQQSLAYIDKAYDFVKETVAHGGTILFVGTKKQAQESIAEQATRVGQPFVNQRWLGGLLTNFSTVSKRLARMKELEELDFEGTTSGFTKKELLIKKRELDKLHKSLGGIRNLSKTPSALWVVDTKKEHLAIDEAKKLGIPVIAILDTNCDPDEVQYPIPGNDDAIRSVSLLTRIVADAAAEGLIERHQKPEAEGNVSAVEPLAEWEQELLAAGSETTPAGATAETEKVAETEAEASAEAAEVVDEAAETTEATESEADAEGAAEAASAE from the coding sequence ATGGCCGTCGTCACCATCCGCCAGCTGCTCGACAGCGGCGTGCACTTCGGGCACCAGACCCGACGCTGGAACCCGAAGATGAAGCGCTTCATCTTCACCGAGCGCTCCGGCATCTACATCATCGACCTGCAGCAGTCGCTCGCCTACATCGACAAGGCGTACGACTTCGTCAAGGAGACGGTCGCCCACGGCGGCACCATCCTCTTCGTCGGCACCAAGAAGCAGGCGCAGGAGTCCATCGCCGAGCAGGCGACCCGCGTGGGCCAGCCCTTCGTGAACCAGCGCTGGCTCGGCGGTCTGCTCACCAACTTCTCGACGGTCTCCAAGCGCCTCGCGCGCATGAAGGAGCTCGAGGAGCTCGACTTCGAGGGCACCACGAGCGGCTTCACGAAGAAGGAACTCCTCATCAAGAAGCGCGAGCTCGACAAGCTGCACAAGTCGCTCGGCGGCATCCGCAACCTGTCGAAGACGCCGTCGGCGCTCTGGGTGGTCGACACCAAGAAGGAGCACCTCGCGATCGACGAGGCCAAGAAGCTCGGCATCCCGGTCATCGCGATCCTCGACACCAACTGCGACCCCGACGAGGTCCAGTACCCGATCCCGGGCAACGACGACGCTATCCGCTCGGTGAGCCTGCTCACCCGCATCGTCGCCGACGCCGCCGCCGAGGGCCTCATCGAGCGTCACCAGAAGCCCGAGGCCGAGGGCAACGTCTCCGCCGTCGAGCCGCTCGCCGAGTGGGAGCAGGAGCTCCTCGCCGCCGGCTCCGAGACCACCCCGGCCGGTGCCACCGCCGAGACCGAGAAGGTCGCCGAGACCGAGGCCGAGGCCTCCGCCGAGGCCGCCGAGGTCGTGGACGAGGCCGCCGAGACCACCGAGGCGACCGAGTCCGAGGCGGATGCCGAGGGCGCCGCCGAGGCCGCCTCCGCCGAGTAA